Proteins encoded by one window of Aspergillus puulaauensis MK2 DNA, chromosome 4, nearly complete sequence:
- a CDS encoding putative Rho guanyl nucleotide exchange factor (COG:T;~EggNog:ENOG410PH75;~InterPro:IPR000219,IPR004148,IPR027267,IPR035899, IPR001331;~PFAM:PF00621;~go_component: GO:0005737 - cytoplasm [Evidence IEA];~go_function: GO:0005085 - guanyl-nucleotide exchange factor activity [Evidence IEA];~go_function: GO:0005515 - protein binding [Evidence IEA];~go_process: GO:0035556 - intracellular signal transduction [Evidence IEA]), whose amino-acid sequence MSGSNVEHVSGFVDAGPPRSPRLSSSSTNDRFYDALSENGAHDPSLTLSTPRPTSSRSGTTYTTKEGVSDPQRFALPATVVPNGYPNHHQHRSFPDPDEYYRSHSPTLPPGHNSGIRTAGGSLSKTPNPAVDARSVNTSQPRVASVPTHPSGPSSSDRGIYRSVSDTSRLGQSDFHSGPSSVQPSTARPKQASFKDLINKFNNNADHVLPVPIPSASASRDQSRASSPAPIDHSIRPVAASRRRDTGSSIVQNQAAPRWDSPGDLGRDPRSHFALPALNTTNLNNSSLDDHQPSNLFPRRPLFGELLSVDTDFQGYGIPSHLRRRGSEGSIATPNTAYPDSFEPSSAATPLTPTAWYLGRTPFLEAVSTGGNSSRHRRTRSDIPGNSPVGVNTHSLDFDMAVPAPLHPSSRMSLDSPHSKSRIPVSSRRFNSPAPSDDSSPSPKAHSPIRHNTETHIPPKGLSRLPKPSPKSPGDLASHGQPAFPTTTTPTPPRGRREMGYGRSRTKLPEKSPLLEAYIAAPPPKKSPPLRSSRPRQPVSHNSTAASRSRVGETVSNLQKQIHREREVRNPRPRERRLPELGNVDFATRRQKIQQAFNRTVKENERREEEAAELRRRASVQENLSKPNGDSSHEPKPSAQQPGPPESIPQPDDTATVIEEPTESCEDETPAKEEVEAFPQLHVNTKVPNDNSIAMTMDSPTLGHPILAQEDVGGSKPSDIPPESSTASCSEDSPVTTFDPEPQAEISQQDVHTSHRTLLSEIMRIRESSPSSSSCDEQEYGFSDNDEKEPIPILLRDKLAFDGAMHSRETRETSDLYAQRNPNAGDISNRWSMGSWSSSLRQQHSTDDQCDGSGDDLSQLHQSTENSELVTQSCSASSMTPSDTGKHGTSPPENSTDMRHEPRQEDTNTRQIRGHAKTPSLAKLGGWDSKKITQLYLEELARGRDHTLPLDVRRSPEPRPSTSDLRADGRTDSLTDDPVMVPRVDGIPASHRHSHSASLIHRDDWEHASPSIMDWMQVAADDVPAPQEQTDDTSPQNDGAPTPTLVTSNLQTSHIEEGNTGLGLAINIQSPQEPAPEEPSIPPMPLHEPPPPPVTTQTDAGVHQEQLERVGSVPPIQQPMSTSESTTFTPLGPVHSTGSSEDSLRRHETSSSPKARDSSATSLVPSSLEQPRPDTSSPSPDQRRLKKRRHVIKELVDTEYTFGRDMKVVDDIYKGTSSSCLDLSAEDIKILFANSDQVVQFSMLFQDALKESAKSVYVMPKSQRWGSKRSGRTLHTSKNDSETVEGAGPSELEKDRTTCIGQAFMTHIGHMEKVYAEYLKNHDAANKKLQALQQSTNVSIWLNECREWASDLTSAWDLDSLLVKPVQRILKYPLLISELLDSTPSDHPDHALLVKALEEVTNISVRINEMKRRADVVGQVVGRKRKESDVRIGLSKAFGRRTEKLRQQVGLSDMVADKDYDSLAQRFGDNFFQLQVVMRDAETYTRETQESMERFLEFVSSIEAFIDVFQTSYPELEGKWRVFKISVQDIMAGTLPEHLDVVRKSVIDPMVTLLKLHEGPQKVMKKRDKRLMDYARFKGINARGDKPDKKTAEQADQFVALNETLKDELPKLYSLTAKLMEACLKNFIQIQTTWFIVLQKKIGPLIDAFPENVQKIIDDWTTRFNFSEAQVLSLGICNGSLLADSVNLVNFNTPSTAQGVGSPRRPSTTHSSSTRAMEESPKVSHDFSASNHSFQSPDIDNQSRVSFGRHRADSAFSGRRGTESSELPRTQVLHQVNNASATSVPPAQPSTETFPRLPRLSLDSPFLADVIQSSNNESTADENQPSSPAARYSGFFSSAMPMSDNPQEATGSESNPTKQPAVLFLAASIYEFNIDRARREAGYPYLTYVAGEIFDVIAEKGELWLAKNQDDSTHQVGWIWNKHFAKLSG is encoded by the exons ATGTCCGGCAGCAATGTCGAACACGTTTCTGGCTTCGTTGACGCTGGCCCTCCCCGATCTCCGCgcctctcctcttccagcaCAAACGACCGCTTTTATGACGCTCTTTCCGAGAATGGCGCCCACGACCCTTCGCTGACTCTTTCAACCCCTCGCCCGACTTCATCCCGGTCAGGTACGACATATACCACCAAAGAAGGTGTCTCAGATCCACAACGTTTCGCGTTACCCGCGACCGTTGTTCCGAACGGCTATCCCAACCATCACCAACATCGATCCTTCCCCGACCCTGACGAGTACTATCGCTCCCATTCACCCACATTGCCTCCGGGGCACAACTCTGGGATTCGAACAGCAGGCGGCTCACTGTCCAAAACGCCCAACCCAGCTGTGGACGCCCGCTCTGTGAATACATCACAACCTCGGGTGGCCTCGGTGCCTACTCATCCATCGGGTCCGTCGAGTTCAGACCGGGGGATATACCGCTCAGTGTCGGATACCTCTCGTTTGGGCCAGTCTGATTTCCACAGCGGTCCTTCGTCCGTGCAGCCCTCGACGGCGCGCCCTAAACAGGCCTCGTTCAAAGACCTAATCAACAAGTTCAATAATAACGCCGATCACGTCCTCCCCGTCCCCatcccctccgcctccgcatCCCGAGACCAGTCCAGGGCTTCTAGCCCTGCCCCGATCGATCATAGTATACGGCCTGTCGCGGCGTCTCGCAGGCGAGACACCGGTAGCTCGATAGTGCAGAACCAAGCAGCACCCCGGTGGGACTCGCCAGGAGACTTAGGCCGGGATCCTCGATCACATTTCGCTCTGCCTGCATTGAACACAACGAACCTGAATAATAGCTCGTTGGATGATCATCAGCCGTCGAATTTGTTTCCGCGACGACCTTTATTTGGGGAGTTGCTCTCAGTCGACACAGACTTTCAGGGATATGGGATACCATCACACCTGCGACGCCGAGGTTCTGAAGGAAGCATTGCTACCCCCAACACTGCGTATCCGGATTCTTTCGAGCCGTCATCAGCTGCAACGCCGTTGACCCCAACAGCGTGGTACCTAGGACGCACACCCTTCTTAGAGGCAGTAAGCACGGGGGGAAACTCGAGTCGACATCGACGAACAAGGAGTGATATACCAGGGAATTCACCCGTGGGTGTGAATACGCATTCGCTCGACTTTGACATGGCGGTCCCCGCCCCCTTGCATCCGAGTTCGCGAATGTCGTTGGACAGCCCGCATTCCAAGTCGCGCATTCCAGTTTCTTCCCGCCGTTTTAATTCACCCGCCCCTTCCGACGATTCTTCACCGTCTCCGAAAGCTCATTCACCCATCCGCCACAACACAGAAACCCATATCCCACCCAAAGGCCTCAGCCGTCTCCCCAAGCCGTCCCCGAAATCTCCCGGAGATTTGGCTTCTCATGGCCAACCCGCTTTTCCTACAACCACTACGCCAACCCCACCTCGCGGAAGGCGAGAAATGGGCTATGGTCGCTCCCGGACGAAACTTCCCGAAAAGAGTCCCCTACTGGAGGCCTACATAGCTGCACCACCTCCGAAGAAGTCACCCCCCTTGCGCAGCTCTCGACCTCGCCAACCCGTATCGCACAATTCAACCGCCGCATCTAGGTCACGAGTTGGTGAAACAGTGTCAAATCTTCAAAAACAGATCCACCGCGAGCGAGAAGTGCGAAATCCACGTCCGCGGGAGCGAAGGTTACCAGAATTGGGGAACGTTGACTTTGCAACGCGGCGCCAGAAAATCCAGCAGGCGTTCAACCGCACGGTTAAAGAGAAtgaaaggagagaagaagaagcagccgaGCTTCGCCGTCGAGCTTCAGTACAGGAAAACCTCTCAAAACCCAACGGTGATTCATCACATGAACCCAAACCAAGTGCGCAGCAACCGGGGCCACCAGAATCTATCCCTCAGCCAGATGATACAGCAACTGTCATAGAAGAGCCCACGGAATCTTGTGAGGATGAAACGCCAGCCAAGGAGGAAGTAGAGGCCTTCCCGCAACTTCATGTCAACACCAAAGTCCCGAACGATAACTCCATTGCTATGACGATGGACTCACCCACTTTAGGACATCCAATCCTGGCCCAGGAGGATGTAGGGGGATCAAAACCCTCTGATATACCACCAGAATCCTCTACAGCTTCATGCTCAGAGGATTCCCCCGTGACTACTTTCGATCCAGAACCGCAGGCTGAGATATCCCAACAGGATGTGCATACCTCTCATAGGACCCTTTTGAGCGAGATTATGCGCATCCGTGAATCGAGCCCCAGTAGCTCATCGTGTGACGAACAGGAATATGGTTTCTCTGACAATGACGAAAAGGAACCCATCCCAATTTTGCTTAGAGACAAGCTAGCCTTCGATGGTGCTATGCACAGTAGAGAAACTCGGGAGACGTCAGATCTTTATGCGCAGCGTAATCCGAATGCTGGCGACATATCGAACAGATGGAGTATGGGCTCTTGGTCCTCATCCTTGCGTCAACAACATTCCACCGACGACCAATGCGATGGAAGTGGTGATGACCTCTCTCAACTGCATCAATCCACAGAAAATAGCGAGTTGGTGACCCAGTcatgctctgcttcttcgatGACTCCGTCCGACACCGGGAAACACGGCACTAGTCCTCCAGAGAATAGCACCGATATGAGACACGAGCCAAGGCAAGAGGATACGAATACTCGTCAGATCCGGGGACACGCCAAAACACCAAGTCTAGCCAAACTTGGTGGGTGGGACTCGAAGAAGATTACGCAGCTTTATTTGGAAGAGCTTGCTCGTGGCAGAGACCACACTCTTCCACTTGATGTTCGCCGCTCTCCCGAACCACGTCCCTCTACAAGTGATCTACGAGCGGATGGGAGGACAGACAGCTTGACCGATGACCCTGTAATGGTACCTAGGGTTGATGGGATACCCGCGTCGCATCGACACTCTCATTCCGCTAGCCTGATCCACCGAGATGACTGGGAACATGCATCTCCATCGATTATGGACTGGATGCAGGTCGCAGCCGACGATGTCCCTGCACCTCAGGAGCAAACAGATGATACAAGCCCGCAAAATGATGGTgcgccaacaccaacgcTTGTAACCTCGAATCTTCAAACATCGCACATCGAAGAAGGTAATACAGGACTTGGTCTAGCTATAAATATCCAATCACCACAGGAGCCCGCACCCGAGGAACCTAGTATCCCACCAATGCCTCTCCACgaacctccaccaccgccagtaACCACGCAAACAGATGCCGGCGTCCATCAAGAACAACTGGAGCGTGTCGGCAGTGTTCCCCCTATCCAGCAACCCATGAGTACTTCGGAATCCACCACATTCACGCCCCTTGGCCCTGTTCACAGCACTGGCAGCAGCGAGGACTCACTTAGACGGCATGAAACTTCATCCTCCCCCAAAGCGAGGGATTCATCCGCGACTTCGCTAGTGCCTTCGAGCTTGGAACAGCCTCGCCCCGACACATCATCTCCTTCCCCTGATCAGCGCCGCCTAAAGAAACGACGACACGTAATAAAGGAGCTTGTCGATACTGAATATACATTTGGGAGAGATATGAAGGTTGTTGACGATATCTACAAAGGAACTTCGAGTTCCTGCTTGGACCTGTCCGCCGAGGATATCAAAATCCTTTTTGCCAATTCTGACCAAGTTGTGCAGTTCTCCATGCTCTTCCAAGATGCACTGAAGGAATCAGCTAAGAGTGTGTATGTGATGCCTAAATCGCAACGCTGGGGTAGCAAGCGCAGCGGGCGCACTCTTCACACCTCGAAGAACGACTCAGAAACAGTTGAGGGAGCAGGCCCATCGGAATTGGAGAAGGACAGGACGACCTGTATTGGCCAGGCCTTTATGACCCATATCGGTCATATGGAGAAGGTCTATGCTGAGTATCTGAAAAATCACGACGCTGCCAATAAAAAGCTTCAAGCACTGCAGCAGAGCACAAATGTGTCGATCTGGTTGAATGAGTGCAGAGAATGGGCATCAGATCTTACGAGCGCCTGGGATCTTGACTCTTTACTCGTCAAGCCAGTACAACGAATCTTGAAATACCCTCTTCTAATATCGGAGCTGCTCGACTCGACCCCGTCGGACCACCCAGACCATGCCTTACTTGTGAAGGCTCTGGAAGAGGTTACCAATATTTCCGTTCGCATCAACGAAATGAAGAGGCGAGCAGACGTGGTTGGTCAAGTTGTCGGacgaaagagaaaagaatcTGACGTTAGAATCGGTCTTTCTAAAGCGTTTGGTCGTCGCACGGAGAAATTGAGACAGCAAGTAGGCCTCTCTGACATGGTTGCTGATAAAGACTACGACTCTCTGGCCCAGAGATTTGGCGACaatttcttccagctgcaggTAGTCATGCGTGACGCTGAAACGTACACTCGCGAGACTCAGGAGTCCATGGAGCGCTTTCTCGAATTTGTCTCCTCCATTGAAGCGTTCATTGATGTTTTTCAAACCAGCTATCCTGAGCTTGAGGGGAAATGGCGTGTTTTCAAGATATCTGTTCAAGACATTATGGCAGGGACATTGCCCGAACAT CTCGATGTTGTGAGAAAAAGTGTGATTGACCCGATGGTTACACTGCTCAAACTCCATGAAGGCCCGCAGAAGGTCATGAAGAAACGTGACAAGCGCCTTATGGATTATGCTCGGTTCAAAGGCATTAACGCTCGAGGAGATAAACCCGACAAAAAGACTGCCGAGCAAGCTGATCAGTTTGTTGCCCTCAACGAAACCCTCAAAGATGAACTTCCGAAACTCTATTCTTTGACGGCCAAATTGATGGAAGCGTGTCTGAAGAACttcatccaaatccagacCACCTGGTTCATTGTTCTACAGAAAAAGATCGGACCATTGATCGACGCCTTCCCCGAAAACGTCCAAAAAATCATCGATGATTGGACCACGCGGTTCAACTTCTCGGAGGCGCAAGTGCTCTCTCTTGGAATTTGCAATGGTTCCTTGCTCGCAGACTCGGTTAATCTCGTCAACTTCAACACCCCCTCCACAGCACAGGGTGTTGgctctcctcgtcggccgtCAACGACGCATAGTTCTAGCACCCGGGCAATGGAAGAGTCGCCTAAAGTCTCTCATGATTTCAGCGCTAGCAATCACTCCTTCCAGTCACCCGACATTGACAACCAATCCCGAGTGTCTTTTGGCCGTCATCGCGCCGACTCAGCTTTCTCCGGCCGACGGGGGACTGAGTCGTCGGAACTGCCCAGAACTCAAGTGTTGCACCAAGTCAACAATGCGTCAGCTACATCTGTGCCTCCGGCACAGCCGAGCACAGAAACTTTCCCTCGTCTTCCTAGACTTAGTCTCGACTCTCCATTCCTAGCAGACGTTATACAATCCTCAAACAACGAAAGCACAGCGGATGAGAACCAACCTTCGTCGCCTGCCGCTCGATATTCGGGATTCTTTTCTTCAGCAATGCCCATGTCGGATAACCCACAAGAGGCTACCGGCTCTGAATCCAACCCGACCAAACAGCCCGCGGTTTTGTTCCTTGCCGCCAGTATTTACGAATTCAATATAGACCGAGCTCGGCGCGAAGCTGGTTACCCCTATCTCACGTATGTTGCGGGCGAGATCTTCGATG
- a CDS encoding telomerase reverse transcriptase (COG:B,L;~EggNog:ENOG410PIET;~InterPro:IPR003545,IPR000477,IPR021891,IPR043502;~PFAM:PF12009;~TransMembrane:1 (i644-663o);~antiSMASH:Cluster_4.4;~go_function: GO:0003677 - DNA binding [Evidence IEA];~go_function: GO:0003721 - telomerase RNA reverse transcriptase activity [Evidence IEA];~go_function: GO:0003964 - RNA-directed DNA polymerase activity [Evidence IEA]) — protein sequence MGNKRKRPAKDSPTRAKSSPQQPSSISSHHLKASGNQAPSTAETSHPIISLYYRQVVTLRQYILQRIPKSSKSRRRRIAAVRGGDGDVAGSLGDPGTGKTQNRDLANILDTTLVGIWKELPPTQSQTRRRDFVAFSQAQSAAASQLGTDTGPASPQSEVVDFVISSVFAQRDVFQGRPEDKHLLSHGYRRASRGLLCTIPNVESYYSNKNVRMLKQSPWPEVLALLGGNGDEIMLKLLLDCGLFVAVDARKDVYCQISGLPLSSLKPIRASPEKDSANGDDNTLSVKKDPTFQGPTAQTKPDTKQLKAGGNDNRLKPNAIVFCRQRMLYARPQLGTKSKIVFGLPNHVLSRFPSSRSLQHTVHVMKYVFPRQFGLHSVCTTWSNYRDNPLFKNYSSREDEIASKEGLGLTRHQQRAGATGTDGAAEITSEQQGSVKIPRRLRGRALELVRQLQNRHRRCCYSSLLRYYCSEQFSDHCTLGQPSVETETTSTAEPSGSGQLITQPSVAYPDMPSTLQASDMPSTSNSGRKRKRRGAPRPKVNLTDHATPAASISAFCRAVIQNLVPAGFFGTGEQGAIHQNIILRHVDRFIHMRRRESLSLHEICEGIKITQIPWLEPHNLSDRPSEDKISASDLQKRRELFHEFLYYLFDSILLPLIRGNFYVTESQVHRQRLFYFRHDVWLRLTTQPLANLRASMFEELTPMKAQELLYGKKSLGYGSLRLLPKLTGIRPILNLKRPTQVKSGWGGQARYSYVQSVNSAIAPVHNMLNYERTRRGDILGSGMLSVKDIHSRLKGFKKTLAGKGLNSQTPLYFVKLDIQSCFDTIPQQSLVRLIEKLVSEEEYNWMKYVEMCPRNYFGDMWPSQNQGGHSKPWRKFLERFASLAKPEHLTDAIAGANMAGRRNSVFIDTTTKKKNYSSEGLLDILNEHVQNTLVKIGKRLFRQRNGIPQGSVMSSLLCNLFYAEMERNELGFLQTDDALFLRYVDDFLLITLDSGVAMDFLRVMLRGQPTYGVSVNPAKSLVNFAASVDGMQIPRIIDTSLFPYCGCLIETQTLEIFKDQNRMLDGAESAAAALSDSLVVDSGRNPGRYFHQKILGSVKQSLHPMYTDTAHNSLHAVLLNIYKALVGAAMKMYRYTRSLPTRAHPRPEVVVRIIRDATQLGYRLIRGRHGRCKVTYHQVQYLGAAAFQFVLGRKQTRYADVLCWLDGTMAEARESSPGSGALLAQVARTGNLTYGGWRF from the exons ATGGGTAATAAACGCAAGAGACCCGCCAAAGACAGTCCAACGCGGGCGAAGTcatcaccacaacaaccttcCAGTATCTCATCACACCACTTAAAAGCCAGCGGCAACCAAGCCCCCAGTACAGCCGAAACCTCCCATCCGATAATTTCCCTGTACTACCGGCAAGTGGTGACATTGCGGCAGTACATTCTGCAGCGCATCCCGAAATCATCCAAGTCGCGTCGGCGCAGAATCGCAGCGGTGCgtggcggcgatggcgatgtagCGGGGAGCCTCGGCGATCCAGGCACTGGGAAAACTCAGAATCGAGACCTGGCCAATATCCTAGATACGACCCTTGTGGGGATATGGAAAGAACTGCCGCCTACGCAAAGCCAGACACGGCGGCGGGATTTTGTTGCGTTCTCGCAAGCGCAAAGCGCAGCCGCGAGTCAGCTTGGTACTGATACTGGACCCGCGAGCCCGCAATCAGAG GTTGTGGATTTTGTTATCTCGTCCGTCTTCGCTCAGAGAGACGTCTTCCAGGGCAGACCGGAAGACAAACACCTGCTGAGCCATGGGTACAGGCGGGCGAGTCGTGGACTCCTCTGCACTATCCCTAATGTCGAGTCTTACTACTCCAACAAGAACGTCCGAATGCTTAAGCAATCGCCGTGGCCGGAAGTTCTTGCTTTGCTGGGAGGCAATGGCGACGAGATCATGTTGAAGCTTTTACTTGACTGTGGGCTGTTTGTGGCAGTAGATGCGAGGAAGGACGTCTATTGCCAAATAAGTG GACTTCCACTGTCAAGCCTTAAGCCCATACGAGCCTCGCCAGAAAAAGACTCTGCTAACGGGGATGATAACACTTTGTCTGTTAAGAAAGACCCTACTTTCCAGGGCCCGACTgcccaaaccaaaccagacaCGAAGCAACTAAAAGCTGGGGGAAACGACAATCGTTTAAAACCTAACGCGATTGTATTTTGCCGGCAACGCATGTTATACGCCCGCCCTCAACTAGGTACAAAGAGCAAAATCGTATTCGGCCTACCAAATC ACGTTCTCAGTCGGTTTCCTTCATCTAGATCGCTGCAACATACCGTGCATGTGATGAAGTATGTTTTCCCGCGACAGTTTGGCCTCCATAGTGTATGCACGACTTGGTCGAACTATCGCGATAACCCTTTATTTAAAAACTATTCTTCTCGAGAGGACGAAATCGCCAGCAAGGAAGGGCTGGGACTTACTCGGCACCAACAACGTGCGGGCGCGACTGGAACTGATGGGGCTGCCGAGATTACTTCTGAGCAGCAGGGGTCGGTTAAGATACCAAGAAGGCTTCGGGGAAGAGCCCTAGAACTGGTGCGCCAGCTGCAAAACAGACATCGACGTTGCTGTTATAGTAGCCTTCTTCGGTACTACTGCTCTGAACAG ttttcTGATCATTGTACCTTGGGGCAACCCAGTGTTGAAACCGAAACGACATCCACTGCTGAACCTTCAGGCTCAGGCCAACTTATAACTCAGCCCTCAGTCGCTTATCCGGACATGCCAAGCACTCTTCAAGCCTCCGATATGCCCTCGACATCGAATTCTGGAAGAAAGCGCAAACGGCGGGGCGCTCCTAGGCCAAAGGTGAACTTGACTGACCATGCTACCCCAGCCGCGTCTATATCAGCCTTCTGTCGAGCCGTCATTCAAAATCTGGTCCCAGCTGGGTTCTTCGGAACCGGTGAGCAGGGCGCCATCCACCAGAATATCATCCTCCGTCATGTCGATAGGTTCATACACATGCGTAGACGTGAAAGTCTGAGCCTGCATGAGATCTGTGAGGGTATAAAG ATCACGCAGATACCCTGGCTCGAACCTCACAACCTTAGTGATAGGCCTTCAGAAGACAAGATCTCAGCTTCTGACCTGCAGAAACGCAGAGAGTTATTCCATGAATTCCTGTACTATCTGTTCGATTCCATATTACTCCCCCTCATTAGGGGAAACTTCTACGTGACCGAATCACAAGTACACCGACAACGCTTGTTCTATTTCCGACATGACGTGTGGCTCCGACTTACCACACAGCCATTGGCGAATCTAAGGGCTTCCATGTTCGAGGAGTTGACGCCAATGAAGGCGCAAGAGTTATTGTATGGTAAAAAATCACTCGGGTACGGCTCGTTGAGACTACTCCCCAAGTTGACGGGGATCCGACCGATCCTGAATTTGAAACGGCCCACCCAAGTCAAGAGCGGTTGGGGGGGCCAGGCGCGATATAGCTATGTACAAAGTGTGAACTCGGCAATCGCGCCTGTCCACAACATGCTCAACTATGAGAGAACCAGACGAGGCGATATACTTGGTTCTGGTATGCTCTCCGTGAAAGACATTCACTCCCGACTGAAGGGGTTTAAGAAGACCTTGGCCGGTAAGGGTTTGAACTCGCAGACACCGCTTTATTTTGTGAAGCTAGACATTCAATCTTGCTTCGATACCATACCGCAGCAGAGCCTTGTGCGTCTTATCGAGAAGTTGGTCTCCGAAGAAGAGTATAACTGGATGAAATACGTGGAAATGTGCCCCAGAAATTACTTTGGTGACATGTGGCCGTCACAGAATCAGGGAGGACATAGCAAGCCATGGAGGAAATTTCTTGAGAGATTCGCCTCGCTAGCTAAACCAGAGCATCTAACAGATGCTATTGCTGGCGCGAATATGGCGGGGAGAAGAAACAGTGTCTTTATCGACACGACGACCAAAAAGAAGAACTACAGCAGCGAGGGGTTGCTTGATATTCTCAACGAGCACGTCCAGAACACTCTAGTCAAGATAGGGAAGAGGCTCTTTCGGCAACGGAATGGTATCCCGCAGGGTTCGGTGATGTCTAGTCTTCTTTGCAATCTGTTCTACGCAGAGATGGAGCGCAACGAGCTCGGTTTCCTACAGACAGACGATGCCCTCTTTCTTCGGTACGTCGACGACTTCTTACTCATTACCTTGGATTCCGGCGTTGCGATGGACTTCCTACGGGTGATGCTCAGAGGACAGCCGACTTACGGCGTCTCTGTCAACCCAGCAAAGAGCCTGGTCAATTTTGCAGCATCCGTAGACGGCATGCAAATCCCGCGAATCATCGACACATCGCTCTTTCCCTACTGTGGGTGTCTCATTGAGACGCAAACGCTAGAGATCTTCAAAGACCAGAACCGAATGCTTGACGGCGCCGAGTCAGCAGCTGCCGCGCTCAGTGACTCCCTAGTCGTCGACTCTGGGCGAAACCCCGGGCGGTACTTCCACCAGAAGATCCTCGGGTCGGTCAAGCAGTCCCTACACCCGATGTACACAGACACCGCGCACAACTCGCTGCATGCCGTCCTCCTAAACATATACAAGGCGCTTGTGGGCGCCGCGATGAAAATGTACCGCTATACCCGGTCCCTACCCACCCGGGCGCATCCACGCCCTGAGGTCGTGGTGCGCATCATCCGTGACGCAACGCAGCTGGGATATCGACTGATTCGAGGCCGGCATGGGCGTTGCAAGGTCACCTATCATCAGGTGCAATATTTGGGGGCGGCAGCGTTTCAATTTGTGTTGGGGCGGAAGCAGACACGGTATGCGGACGTGCTGTGTTGGCTTGACGGGACGATGGCAGAAGCGCGGGAAAGCAGCCCAGGGAGTGGTGCGCTGCTGGCGCAGGTAGCGCGGACGGGGAATCTCACGTATGGGGGGTGGCGCTTTTGA